A genomic segment from Microbulbifer elongatus encodes:
- a CDS encoding TonB-dependent receptor domain-containing protein: MKNRFKPHALSVAIVGVMVAAPVFAQEEESKELKEPAEQSESLEEVAVTGFRQTVERAVDAKRLSDEVSDSIFAEDIGKSTDQNIADALNRITGVSVTEEGGEGARISIRGTSSYQNQIQMNGVALTSGLSPLGAGDTADTAEADQSVDLSAFSSDILSAIRVIKTATADQDEGSLGGTVILETVAPLSRTDRVLNGSVQSRFNEFSGEDDYRYNASYLDQFFDDKLGVVFTVSEDNQIYREDRMTHDWGDSMAMVSDAGGESGLRAIDKETGKAIRYLNEDGSLPEGFDPETEVAFADPVEVLRRDSIHLALSRNERKRQTGNFGIQFRPSDFTDIRLDTSYTKQTVTTDYNSMRYNMGSQGMQPIDRTDWAVVNTDNSTLEAMRGVARGGWMNRSQGDTVSETLVASLKLDQQITDSLTMNITAGYSSTDENTDDFVNMGTETWGTIGVGAVENNDPDLSEPTGYDCSTGVCTFYNGTTNATFNPVTGNVVNATGRFNPTDLYANHLGNTNIRDNYQTDTNSSVFVDFDWDVDRFGLTTVEFGAKYANRVKDVHTQNTTIGLGSTFKDGDGTDYAYDGLSSVRLIDMSASEAFLYKNFGEKLGIDRSNPVFKGWPMIDHDKAFEALLGRKPGSIRVDIDNRGTRNIDTDTFAAYIKSSFEAMDGRLRGNVGLRYAEDKTEARGYAGMQYYPNPHVIDLYDLAQRGLFNDKNPVCQEPDWTGGPQDNDHRYEPQNSGQDGVDQNCFSWRLNYAYDVNKPETLPYDTEKGEWVHEDGKDFNRIVNIEYNDDGTIKGGVEGFNEAMTEFYGGEFDNPNGSGSFTTNTQSHWYFNNNGGMERWLDRSTNIYRSNSDTSLNTQQNYIRASEISDKGLFDVLLPSLNLSYQINDELIGRFAASKTMTRPRFDSLNPSLQVNENNWNEYATGTAGNTQLQNLESINLDFSLEWYFGEGNNLSATVFHKDMKDTEITVETPYFIKDARGDYDLEDADLLIEPVGVPGESAAGGETCLPRRHIAGWQTQNMQIECRAARIQQVQNGGGASITGLELNYTHMYDFLPGIWSNLGVQANYTFQDALQDEVALATTGRVIAPKSLEDTPRHSGNLTVFWEGDRLSLRLANSYVGTQAVDHGQIGTSIWQESYNRLDFSSSYFVNDNVTITFQATNLGDEGRRTFVTARDMLLADGSYWDEGDAVTDSVNTSRTVNEWNFGRVFRLGARMNF, from the coding sequence ATGAAGAATAGGTTTAAGCCACATGCGCTTTCGGTTGCGATCGTGGGGGTTATGGTCGCAGCGCCGGTTTTTGCTCAGGAAGAGGAATCTAAAGAGCTTAAAGAGCCAGCGGAGCAAAGTGAGAGCCTGGAAGAGGTTGCGGTTACCGGGTTCAGACAAACTGTAGAGCGTGCAGTGGATGCGAAGCGTCTCTCGGATGAGGTTTCCGACTCTATTTTCGCAGAAGATATCGGTAAATCTACAGACCAGAATATTGCCGATGCTCTGAATCGTATTACCGGTGTCAGCGTCACCGAGGAGGGCGGTGAAGGCGCGAGAATTTCAATCCGTGGTACCTCTTCCTATCAAAACCAGATTCAAATGAACGGCGTGGCATTGACCAGTGGTCTGAGTCCGCTGGGTGCCGGTGATACCGCGGATACCGCGGAGGCTGACCAGAGTGTCGACCTAAGCGCCTTTTCTTCTGACATCCTTTCTGCCATTCGCGTGATCAAAACCGCTACCGCTGACCAGGACGAGGGATCCCTGGGTGGCACGGTTATTCTGGAGACGGTTGCTCCACTGAGTCGTACTGATCGCGTATTGAATGGCTCGGTACAGAGTCGCTTTAATGAGTTTTCCGGTGAAGACGATTACCGTTATAACGCGAGCTATCTCGATCAGTTCTTCGATGACAAGCTCGGCGTGGTATTCACCGTGTCGGAAGATAATCAGATTTATCGTGAAGATCGCATGACCCACGACTGGGGTGACTCTATGGCAATGGTTTCCGATGCCGGCGGAGAAAGCGGTCTTCGGGCCATTGATAAGGAAACCGGCAAGGCCATTCGATATCTCAACGAAGATGGCAGCCTGCCCGAAGGTTTTGATCCTGAAACCGAAGTGGCGTTTGCCGATCCGGTTGAAGTACTTCGCCGCGATTCCATCCACCTTGCCCTGAGTCGCAATGAGCGCAAGCGTCAGACCGGAAACTTCGGTATCCAGTTCCGACCTTCCGATTTTACAGATATTCGCCTGGATACATCCTATACCAAGCAAACGGTCACTACTGACTACAATTCCATGCGCTATAACATGGGTTCGCAGGGTATGCAGCCGATCGATCGGACGGATTGGGCTGTGGTGAATACCGACAACAGCACGCTTGAGGCCATGCGCGGTGTGGCGCGAGGTGGCTGGATGAACCGTTCTCAGGGCGACACTGTTTCCGAAACCCTGGTTGCGTCGCTGAAACTGGATCAGCAGATCACCGACTCCCTGACCATGAATATCACCGCCGGTTACTCGAGTACCGATGAGAACACCGATGATTTCGTGAATATGGGGACGGAGACCTGGGGAACCATCGGCGTTGGGGCGGTTGAAAACAATGACCCCGACTTGAGTGAACCTACGGGGTATGACTGTTCGACGGGTGTATGTACTTTTTATAATGGCACAACCAATGCCACCTTTAATCCTGTGACCGGTAATGTCGTCAATGCAACGGGGCGATTTAATCCGACCGATCTCTACGCGAATCACCTGGGTAATACCAATATTCGGGATAACTACCAGACGGATACCAATAGCTCGGTATTTGTTGATTTTGACTGGGATGTCGATCGCTTTGGGCTTACCACCGTTGAGTTTGGTGCGAAATATGCCAACCGTGTAAAAGACGTTCACACACAAAACACCACCATCGGTCTGGGTTCCACCTTCAAAGATGGTGACGGCACCGACTACGCCTACGACGGACTTTCCTCTGTTCGTTTGATTGATATGAGCGCTTCAGAAGCTTTCCTATACAAAAACTTTGGTGAAAAGCTTGGAATTGATCGCTCCAACCCTGTGTTCAAGGGGTGGCCGATGATCGATCACGACAAGGCGTTTGAAGCCTTGCTCGGAAGGAAGCCGGGTTCCATCAGGGTTGATATTGACAATCGCGGTACCCGAAATATCGATACCGACACTTTTGCGGCGTATATCAAGTCCAGCTTTGAGGCGATGGATGGCCGTCTGCGTGGTAATGTCGGTCTTCGTTACGCCGAGGATAAAACCGAAGCGCGAGGCTATGCGGGTATGCAGTATTATCCAAACCCTCACGTTATTGACCTGTACGACCTGGCTCAGCGCGGCTTATTTAACGATAAAAACCCGGTGTGTCAGGAGCCTGATTGGACCGGTGGTCCGCAAGACAACGACCACCGCTATGAACCACAAAATTCCGGTCAGGATGGTGTGGACCAAAACTGCTTCTCTTGGCGCCTGAACTACGCGTATGACGTCAACAAACCGGAAACCCTGCCATACGACACCGAGAAGGGGGAGTGGGTTCACGAGGACGGTAAGGACTTCAACCGTATTGTTAACATTGAATACAATGACGACGGCACTATTAAAGGTGGTGTCGAAGGTTTCAATGAGGCAATGACGGAATTCTACGGAGGGGAATTCGATAACCCCAATGGCAGTGGTTCTTTCACAACCAATACCCAAAGCCATTGGTATTTTAACAATAATGGCGGTATGGAGCGTTGGTTAGACCGCAGTACGAACATTTACCGTTCGAATAGCGACACTAGCCTGAATACCCAGCAAAACTACATTCGTGCCTCTGAAATTTCAGACAAGGGTCTCTTCGATGTGCTGCTGCCAAGCCTGAACTTGAGTTATCAGATCAACGATGAGTTGATTGGACGTTTTGCTGCATCCAAGACCATGACCCGTCCACGATTTGACAGCTTGAACCCAAGTCTGCAGGTCAACGAGAACAACTGGAACGAGTATGCAACCGGCACTGCGGGTAACACCCAGTTGCAGAACCTTGAATCGATTAACCTGGATTTTTCGCTGGAATGGTATTTTGGTGAGGGCAACAACCTGTCTGCCACTGTTTTCCATAAGGATATGAAAGACACCGAAATAACCGTTGAAACGCCTTATTTTATTAAGGATGCGCGCGGAGATTACGATCTCGAAGATGCTGACCTCTTGATTGAGCCGGTCGGTGTTCCTGGAGAAAGTGCTGCGGGAGGGGAAACCTGTTTGCCACGCCGGCATATTGCGGGTTGGCAAACACAAAATATGCAAATCGAGTGCCGGGCAGCCCGTATTCAACAGGTTCAGAACGGTGGCGGCGCTTCCATTACCGGTCTGGAGCTAAATTACACCCATATGTACGACTTCCTGCCCGGCATCTGGTCCAACTTGGGAGTTCAAGCGAACTATACCTTCCAGGATGCACTGCAAGACGAAGTTGCTCTAGCTACCACCGGTCGCGTAATAGCGCCTAAATCTCTTGAAGATACGCCGCGGCATTCTGGAAACCTGACTGTATTCTGGGAAGGGGATCGTCTGAGCCTGCGATTGGCAAACAGCTATGTCGGCACTCAGGCTGTGGATCACGGGCAAATCGGCACATCCATTTGGCAAGAGAGCTACAACCGTCTGGACTTCAGCTCTAGCTACTTCGTCAACGATAACGTGACCATTACTTTCCAGGCCACGAACCTCGGTGATGAAGGCCGTCGTACTTTTGTTACCGCCCGGGATATGCTGTTGGCAGACGGTAGCTATTGGGATGAGGGTGATGCGGTTACTGATAGCGTTAATACAAGCCGTACCGTGAACGAGTGGAACTTTGGTCGAGTGTTCCGCTTGGGTGCGCGGATGAACTTCTAA
- a CDS encoding sulfatase, with amino-acid sequence MKKILMLLMAVVLAPAACADTKKAAPVKSERPPNIVLLFADDAGYEDFGFQGSPVMKTPRLDEIAEGGVRFTQGYVSDATCGPSRAGLMTGKYQQRFGYEEINVPGFMSENSGIKGAEMGLPLDQKTMADYLKDRGYKTAVYGKWHLGDADRFHPTKRGFDEFYGFRGGDRSYFKYDGENPLDNVVAAFDKKLERGFGRYEEHDGYLTDVLADEAAQFIEQNQDSPFFIYLAFNAVHTPMEALEEDMQQFPELSGKRRELAAMTLAMDRATGRVMDKLEELGLAENTIVVFTNDNGGPSDKNGSSNYPLAGTKSNHLEGGLRVPFIIRWPARLPAGVDYEYPVSTLDLLPTFYEAAGGSEYESQLDGVNLLPYLTGEKKERPHQKMFWKKESRAVIRDGDWKLIRFPDRPAELYNLADDIGEQNDLASAEPERVRSMFKDLFEWELTLERPLWLLKRKYEKYDIDRMDQYRVPKQPDA; translated from the coding sequence ATGAAAAAAATCCTGATGTTGTTGATGGCCGTAGTGCTCGCGCCTGCAGCCTGTGCGGATACCAAGAAAGCGGCACCTGTAAAAAGTGAGCGCCCCCCGAATATCGTACTGCTATTCGCCGATGATGCGGGCTATGAAGACTTCGGTTTCCAGGGAAGCCCGGTGATGAAAACACCACGCCTGGACGAAATTGCCGAAGGTGGTGTGCGATTCACGCAGGGCTATGTCTCCGATGCAACCTGTGGTCCCTCCCGCGCGGGCCTGATGACGGGCAAGTATCAGCAGCGCTTCGGTTACGAAGAAATTAACGTTCCCGGCTTCATGAGTGAGAACTCCGGCATCAAGGGTGCCGAAATGGGCCTGCCACTGGATCAGAAAACCATGGCGGACTACCTGAAAGATCGCGGCTACAAGACTGCGGTCTACGGAAAGTGGCACCTCGGAGATGCCGATCGATTCCACCCGACCAAGCGCGGCTTTGACGAATTTTACGGTTTCCGCGGTGGCGACCGCAGTTACTTCAAATATGATGGGGAAAACCCACTGGATAACGTGGTGGCCGCATTTGATAAGAAGCTGGAGCGTGGTTTTGGTCGCTATGAAGAGCACGATGGCTACCTGACCGACGTGTTGGCCGATGAAGCAGCACAGTTTATCGAGCAGAACCAGGACAGCCCCTTCTTTATCTATCTGGCGTTCAACGCGGTGCACACACCGATGGAAGCGCTGGAAGAAGATATGCAGCAGTTTCCGGAGCTCTCCGGCAAGCGCCGAGAACTGGCGGCAATGACACTCGCCATGGATCGCGCCACTGGTCGTGTGATGGATAAGCTGGAAGAGTTGGGTCTGGCGGAAAATACCATTGTGGTATTCACCAATGACAATGGCGGCCCTTCAGATAAGAATGGCTCCAGCAATTATCCCTTGGCGGGCACCAAGTCCAATCACCTGGAAGGGGGCTTACGCGTCCCCTTTATTATACGCTGGCCCGCGAGGTTGCCTGCTGGTGTGGATTACGAATATCCGGTTTCTACCCTCGATCTATTGCCGACTTTTTATGAGGCTGCAGGCGGTAGCGAATACGAGTCCCAGTTGGATGGCGTGAACCTTCTGCCTTACCTTACAGGTGAGAAAAAAGAACGCCCGCATCAGAAAATGTTCTGGAAAAAAGAGTCCCGCGCGGTGATTCGCGATGGTGACTGGAAGCTGATTCGTTTCCCGGACCGTCCGGCAGAGTTGTACAACCTGGCGGATGATATTGGCGAGCAGAACGACCTGGCATCGGCTGAGCCCGAGCGCGTGCGCAGTATGTTCAAAGACCTGTTCGAGTGGGAGCTGACCTTGGAGCGCCCGCTGTGGCTGCTCAAGCGAAAATACGAGAAATACGATATTGACCGCATGGATCAGTACCGGGTGCCAAAGCAACCCGACGCCTGA